One genomic region from Armatimonadota bacterium encodes:
- a CDS encoding DUF1501 domain-containing protein — protein sequence MTRNLSKGAISRREMLKLGALGAAGLALGGPRRAWAQDGATPAKAKSIIQIWMWGGPSHLDTFDPKPSAGYEYCGSLAKAIPTNVDGIQIGESLPLLAQQADKYAIIRSMTHGINAHETASYVMQTGREPGGGLVFPCLGAVVSLMKGYDHGYKGLIPPYIVLTEPQGRFSEAGFLGPIYKPFATGGDPNQKRFEVAGVIAAGVSDERQKDRRELLHTLDTLGKAMPADPRFAKLQQCEEKAYDLILGDAGKVFDLSTETDELRDRYGRNTFGQSCLAARRLVELGVPYVTINYKGWDTHKQHFEIMRRKLPEMDRGMATLLQDLADRGLLDSTIVWWGGEFGRTPRVQWEAPWNGGRGHYGACFSVVVAGGGFKGGQVVGASDATGEHVAERPVYPQDLLGSIYQLMGIDPDGPLPNPRGLALPLTLPSKGKGRLTEIM from the coding sequence ATGACCAGGAACCTTTCTAAAGGCGCGATCAGCCGGCGGGAGATGCTCAAACTCGGAGCACTGGGAGCGGCCGGCCTTGCTCTGGGCGGGCCGCGGAGGGCCTGGGCGCAAGACGGGGCAACTCCAGCGAAGGCCAAGTCGATCATCCAGATCTGGATGTGGGGCGGTCCGTCGCACCTGGATACATTCGACCCCAAGCCTTCCGCGGGTTATGAGTACTGCGGTTCTCTCGCGAAGGCGATCCCCACAAACGTGGATGGGATCCAGATCGGGGAGTCCCTGCCGCTGCTTGCCCAGCAGGCGGACAAGTACGCCATCATCCGCAGCATGACCCACGGAATAAACGCCCACGAGACCGCCTCGTATGTCATGCAGACGGGCCGCGAGCCCGGTGGTGGGCTGGTCTTCCCCTGCTTGGGAGCGGTGGTCTCGCTCATGAAGGGCTACGACCACGGCTACAAGGGGCTGATCCCGCCGTACATTGTGCTCACCGAACCTCAGGGCCGATTCTCTGAGGCGGGCTTTCTCGGGCCAATCTACAAGCCCTTTGCCACCGGGGGAGACCCCAACCAGAAGCGTTTCGAGGTGGCCGGTGTTATTGCGGCCGGCGTCAGTGACGAACGGCAGAAGGACCGACGCGAGCTGCTGCATACCCTCGACACTCTCGGTAAGGCGATGCCCGCCGATCCGCGTTTCGCCAAGCTCCAACAGTGCGAGGAGAAGGCCTATGACCTGATTCTCGGTGACGCCGGGAAGGTCTTCGACCTGTCCACCGAGACTGACGAATTGCGCGACCGCTACGGTCGGAATACCTTCGGGCAGTCGTGTCTCGCCGCGCGCCGGTTGGTGGAGCTCGGGGTGCCCTACGTGACAATCAACTACAAGGGCTGGGACACCCACAAGCAGCATTTCGAGATCATGCGCCGGAAGCTCCCGGAGATGGATCGGGGAATGGCCACGCTCCTGCAGGACCTTGCAGACCGGGGCCTGCTGGACAGCACCATCGTGTGGTGGGGGGGCGAATTTGGCCGCACCCCGAGGGTGCAGTGGGAAGCACCCTGGAACGGAGGCCGAGGACACTACGGCGCCTGCTTCAGCGTTGTGGTTGCGGGCGGAGGGTTCAAAGGGGGGCAGGTTGTTGGCGCTTCGGATGCCACCGGCGAGCACGTCGCCGAGCGTCCTGTCTACCCGCAGGACCTCCTGGGCAGCATATATCAGCTTATGGGGATCGACCCGGACGGACCGCTGCCGAACCCACGCGGACTGGCCCTGCCCTTGACCCTCCCTTCGAAGGGCAAGGGACGGCTGACTGAGATCATGTGA
- a CDS encoding DUF2961 domain-containing protein — protein MNPHSFQFGLGGVWQLSDAKTRSICAENPDGSPGAGAREVPPPGEGPAGWLGKGWKVRPCITVKAGETATLADIKGSGIIQHIWITVTEKAYRDCVLRMYWDGDDTPSVEVPLGDLFCCGHSLRVKINSLPIAVNPSGGFNSYWPMPFKSGARITVENQRWEDIGGFFYQITYAETPMPDDIAYFHAQWRRSMGTREYPEHVILDGVRGKGQYVGTYLAWTQLSDGWWGEGEIKFYMDGDGDDPTICGTGTEDYFGGAWGFGDTFSTAFLGYPLWQREDTRVPKHGLYRWHVMDPIRFDQDLKVTIQELGWWPNGKFQPLTDDICSTAYWYQTLPHAAFPQLPEPHERWSR, from the coding sequence ATGAACCCCCACAGCTTTCAGTTCGGTCTTGGCGGAGTGTGGCAACTGTCGGATGCGAAGACGCGGTCAATTTGCGCGGAGAACCCTGATGGCTCGCCCGGAGCCGGTGCGCGGGAGGTCCCGCCGCCCGGTGAAGGCCCGGCCGGCTGGCTCGGCAAAGGCTGGAAAGTGCGGCCCTGCATCACTGTGAAAGCGGGGGAGACCGCCACGTTAGCGGACATCAAAGGCTCTGGGATTATCCAGCATATCTGGATCACGGTCACCGAGAAGGCTTACCGGGACTGCGTCCTGCGGATGTACTGGGACGGAGACGACACGCCTTCGGTGGAAGTGCCCCTGGGTGATCTGTTCTGCTGTGGCCACAGCCTGCGGGTGAAGATCAACTCGCTGCCCATCGCAGTCAACCCCAGCGGCGGCTTCAACAGCTACTGGCCGATGCCCTTCAAGTCAGGCGCTCGCATCACCGTCGAGAACCAGCGGTGGGAGGACATTGGCGGGTTCTTCTACCAGATCACCTACGCAGAGACGCCGATGCCCGATGACATTGCTTACTTCCACGCCCAGTGGCGGCGTTCCATGGGGACCCGGGAGTACCCGGAGCACGTGATTCTGGATGGCGTCAGGGGCAAAGGGCAGTACGTGGGGACCTATCTCGCGTGGACCCAGCTTTCCGACGGCTGGTGGGGCGAGGGCGAGATCAAGTTCTACATGGATGGGGACGGGGATGACCCCACAATCTGCGGCACCGGCACTGAAGACTACTTCGGTGGTGCCTGGGGCTTCGGCGACACATTTTCGACAGCCTTCCTGGGCTATCCGCTGTGGCAGCGTGAGGACACGCGAGTGCCCAAACACGGCCTGTACCGCTGGCACGTCATGGACCCCATCCGATTTGATCAGGACCTCAAGGTGACCATACAAGAGCTGGGTTGGTGGCCCAACGGAAAGTTCCAGCCACTTACGGATGACATTTGCTCCACCGCCTACTGGTACCAGACGCTGCCGCACGCGGCGTTCCCCCAGTTGCCGGAGCCCCACGAGCGCTGGAGCCGGTGA
- a CDS encoding aldo/keto reductase, with translation MPATPFRIAEDAVDPALVPKFTVWTGAQIPAIGLGTFGSDRFSGEQIAEAVFGAASVGYRHFDCAAVYGNEALIGEALEAVIKGGVPREELWVTSKLWNDKHGEEDVIPAFEQSLADLRLDYLDLYLIHWPFPNFHPPGCDVSSRSADAKPYIHESYMKTWRKLEELVDRGLVRHIGTSNMTVPKLRLLLRDARIKPACNEMELHPHFQQPELFEYVKANGIVPIGYCPIGSPNRPDRDRTPEDTSPTEDPVIVDIAQQHGVHPAVICVKWAVQRGQIPIPFSIKRHQYLASIRAICEDPLTDQEMAAIAGIDRNCRLIKGQVFLWKEGQDWEDLWDPDGEITPP, from the coding sequence ATGCCCGCAACGCCATTCAGGATCGCCGAGGACGCGGTGGACCCCGCCCTCGTCCCAAAGTTCACGGTCTGGACCGGCGCGCAGATACCCGCCATCGGCCTGGGGACCTTCGGCTCCGACCGTTTCTCCGGCGAGCAGATCGCCGAGGCTGTCTTTGGTGCCGCCAGCGTCGGCTACCGGCATTTTGACTGTGCTGCAGTGTACGGCAATGAAGCACTGATAGGCGAAGCGCTTGAGGCCGTCATCAAGGGCGGCGTGCCGCGCGAGGAACTCTGGGTCACCTCCAAACTGTGGAACGACAAGCACGGCGAGGAGGACGTGATCCCGGCTTTCGAGCAGTCACTTGCCGACCTGCGTCTGGACTACCTGGACCTGTATCTGATCCACTGGCCCTTCCCCAACTTCCACCCGCCCGGTTGTGATGTGAGTTCGCGCTCCGCCGATGCGAAACCCTATATCCACGAAAGCTACATGAAGACATGGCGGAAGCTGGAGGAACTCGTGGATCGCGGGCTCGTGAGGCACATCGGCACCTCCAACATGACCGTGCCCAAGTTACGCCTGCTCCTGCGGGATGCGCGCATCAAGCCCGCCTGCAACGAGATGGAACTGCACCCCCATTTCCAACAGCCCGAACTGTTCGAGTACGTAAAGGCCAACGGCATCGTGCCCATCGGCTACTGCCCCATCGGCTCGCCGAATCGTCCGGATCGCGACCGCACACCGGAAGACACCTCGCCCACCGAAGACCCGGTGATTGTCGACATCGCCCAGCAGCACGGTGTGCACCCGGCGGTGATCTGCGTGAAATGGGCCGTCCAGCGCGGGCAGATCCCCATCCCGTTCTCGATCAAGCGCCACCAGTATCTCGCCAGCATCCGGGCGATCTGCGAGGATCCGCTGACGGACCAGGAAATGGCGGCCATCGCGGGCATCGACCGCAACTGCCGGCTGATCAAGGGCCAGGTCTTCCTGTGGAAGGAGGGGCAAGACTGGGAAGACCTCTGGGACCCGGATGGGGAGATCACGCCGCCCTAG
- a CDS encoding glycosyltransferase family 4 protein yields MTAAPKQTTEPGDRRSTGVGTFSPGRVLVLNYEFPPLGGGAGHATYYITRELVSMGWTVDVVTAHWGDILPERPDGVEVFSVPTTRKGIHSCGLKAAAQYICRALPVVRRLASERQYDLTHSFFSLPTGVLSLDLWKRARIPYVVSLRGSDVPGYDPGRDGQLLHRLCAPITRRVWQQAGAVVTNSPALKELAVRFLDMPMDIIGNAVDISVFSPPGRPPTRAEDGLRVVCVSRLIKRKGVQHLLEAVARTPEVARLDIIGSGSYEENLHALAQQLELGDRVHFIGHVKHQELPAIYARYDLFALPSMAESFGIVFAEAMACGLPILGANEGGIPSVVRDGIDGILVEPADVDGICDALRFFAADEDRRYEMGRAGRQRIEEQFTWQQVARKYEAIYNRVRSAAAQSGARR; encoded by the coding sequence GTGACCGCAGCCCCGAAACAGACGACAGAGCCGGGTGACCGCCGATCCACAGGGGTCGGCACATTCAGCCCGGGTCGGGTCCTCGTGCTCAACTACGAGTTCCCGCCTCTCGGCGGGGGCGCAGGACACGCCACCTACTACATCACCCGCGAGCTGGTAAGCATGGGCTGGACGGTGGACGTGGTCACGGCCCACTGGGGCGACATTCTGCCTGAACGGCCCGACGGTGTCGAAGTCTTCTCGGTGCCCACCACTCGCAAGGGCATCCACTCTTGCGGGCTGAAGGCTGCGGCGCAGTACATCTGCCGGGCCCTGCCCGTGGTGAGACGACTGGCATCCGAGCGTCAGTACGACCTCACGCACTCATTCTTCAGCCTGCCCACCGGAGTACTCTCCCTGGACCTGTGGAAGCGTGCCCGCATTCCCTACGTGGTCTCGTTGCGCGGATCGGATGTCCCCGGGTATGATCCGGGACGCGACGGGCAACTGCTGCACCGCCTCTGCGCCCCCATCACCCGAAGGGTTTGGCAGCAGGCGGGCGCGGTCGTGACCAACAGCCCGGCGCTGAAGGAGCTTGCCGTCCGCTTCCTCGATATGCCCATGGACATCATCGGGAACGCAGTCGATATCAGCGTGTTCAGTCCGCCGGGCAGACCGCCAACCCGCGCCGAAGACGGCCTGCGGGTGGTCTGCGTGAGCCGCCTTATCAAGCGCAAAGGCGTCCAGCACCTGCTGGAGGCGGTTGCCCGGACGCCCGAAGTCGCGCGTCTGGACATCATCGGCAGCGGCTCTTACGAGGAGAATCTGCACGCCCTGGCACAGCAGCTTGAGCTTGGGGACCGCGTGCATTTCATCGGCCACGTGAAGCACCAGGAACTTCCCGCGATCTACGCCCGGTACGACCTGTTCGCCCTGCCCTCGATGGCCGAGTCTTTCGGCATCGTGTTCGCCGAGGCCATGGCCTGCGGACTGCCCATCCTTGGTGCGAATGAGGGCGGAATCCCTTCGGTCGTGCGTGACGGGATCGACGGGATTCTCGTGGAGCCGGCAGATGTGGACGGAATCTGTGATGCCCTGCGCTTCTTCGCAGCAGATGAGGATCGCCGTTACGAGATGGGCCGCGCGGGGAGACAGCGCATCGAGGAGCAGTTCACGTGGCAGCAGGTGGCGCGAAAGTATGAAGCCATCTACAACCGCGTCCGCAGTGCCGCCGCTCAGTCGGGTGCACGGCGGTAG
- a CDS encoding flippase-like domain-containing protein has translation MNETDVPRVRTQVNWPKAAKAALTLLVFAAVLLRFPAAEALAALQRLDPLWVVIGTACMLLDRVVFATRWHLLLRPIGVRQSLLYSLSVAMVGYFYGMIAISTLGLDAARVVLPAQRHGVRKADLTACVFVDRLAGVVAIATMGLVPLTAGQQGAIRTSLLTVTAMGVTGLLFFAWLATRQSPVIGVPGALPARWLDRARESAVRAASQVMLYRKQPMLLIAAVCISWTGILVGGVGMWAWCRALGADVTVSDGVSTNIIMTVFAAIPTTIGGLGVVEGGFVVILGWAGVSQADALAFALGRRAVGTVINLLGGAVQFVGWHKS, from the coding sequence TTGAACGAGACAGACGTTCCCCGTGTGCGAACGCAGGTCAACTGGCCGAAGGCGGCCAAGGCCGCACTCACCCTACTGGTGTTCGCGGCGGTGCTGCTGCGCTTCCCGGCAGCCGAGGCGCTGGCAGCGCTACAGCGTCTTGATCCACTCTGGGTAGTCATCGGCACGGCCTGCATGTTGCTGGACCGGGTGGTATTCGCCACTCGCTGGCACCTGCTCTTGCGGCCCATCGGGGTGCGCCAGAGCCTGCTGTACAGTCTTTCCGTCGCGATGGTCGGCTATTTCTACGGCATGATCGCCATCTCCACGCTGGGTCTCGATGCTGCCCGTGTCGTCCTCCCCGCACAGCGCCACGGGGTCCGGAAGGCCGACTTGACCGCTTGCGTTTTTGTGGATCGTCTGGCCGGCGTCGTCGCGATCGCCACCATGGGGCTGGTGCCCCTGACCGCCGGTCAACAGGGAGCGATTCGCACTTCACTGCTGACTGTGACTGCGATGGGCGTGACGGGGCTGCTTTTTTTCGCCTGGCTCGCGACCCGCCAATCTCCGGTGATCGGCGTTCCGGGTGCGTTGCCGGCCCGGTGGCTGGACAGGGCGCGGGAGAGCGCGGTGCGCGCCGCGAGTCAGGTCATGCTGTACCGCAAGCAGCCAATGCTCCTGATCGCGGCGGTGTGTATTTCCTGGACAGGGATTCTCGTCGGCGGCGTGGGAATGTGGGCCTGGTGCCGGGCGCTCGGTGCAGATGTGACGGTAAGCGACGGGGTATCGACCAACATCATCATGACCGTCTTCGCGGCGATCCCCACCACCATTGGCGGGCTCGGGGTCGTTGAGGGCGGTTTTGTCGTCATTCTCGGCTGGGCGGGAGTGTCCCAGGCCGACGCTCTTGCGTTTGCGCTGGGGCGCCGGGCGGTGGGGACTGTCATCAACCTGCTCGGTGGGGCAGTGCAATTCGTCGGGTGGCACAAATCGTGA
- a CDS encoding DUF1553 domain-containing protein yields the protein MMRTTFLPFAVTLCFLSSQAIDAQVTYPFERSDWPIPMTELDELVLGALRERGIEPANPCSDAVFIRRVYLDVIGTLPDAQEVRVFLGDGSADKRRRLIESLFTRNEFADYRALKWCDILRVKAEFPINLWPNAVQAYHRWIHDAVRTNMPYDQFARELLTSSGSNFRVPQVNFYRAIQGRDPEAIAQAVALTFMGTRLNTWPEADRANMQAFFSRIAYKKTAEWKEEIIQPDPEKTGAFNATLPDGTRVTIAEGQDPRVVFADWLLAPDNEWFARAVVNRVWSWFMGRGIIHEPDDIRPDNPAVNPQLLAYLEKELAASGYDLRHLYRIILNSRTYQQSCISRSDDPDAENLFACYPVRRLDAEVLVDALCKLGGDRESYSSPIPEPFTYIPEEQRTIALADGSITSQFLEMFGRPARDTGLESERNNEPSDAQRLHLLNSTDIHQKVTRSPVLTAILMQSRWNRSAVVDGIYLAVLSRHPTPTEMSAASRRFEAQGINMRQAAEDIFWALINTTEFLYRH from the coding sequence ATGATGAGGACCACATTCCTGCCATTTGCTGTGACGCTCTGTTTCCTGTCTTCCCAGGCAATCGACGCCCAGGTCACATACCCTTTCGAACGCAGCGACTGGCCAATTCCGATGACAGAGCTGGACGAACTGGTCCTGGGTGCCCTCCGCGAGCGGGGCATTGAGCCGGCTAACCCCTGCTCGGACGCCGTCTTTATTCGCCGCGTCTACCTGGACGTGATCGGCACCCTCCCCGACGCCCAGGAGGTCCGGGTGTTTCTCGGCGACGGATCGGCCGATAAGCGCCGGCGTCTGATAGAGTCCCTCTTCACCCGCAATGAGTTCGCCGACTACCGTGCGCTGAAGTGGTGTGACATTTTGCGCGTGAAGGCCGAGTTCCCCATCAACTTGTGGCCCAACGCAGTTCAGGCTTACCACCGGTGGATACACGACGCAGTTCGCACCAACATGCCCTACGACCAGTTCGCCCGGGAGCTTCTGACATCCAGCGGCAGCAACTTCCGGGTGCCGCAGGTCAACTTCTACCGGGCAATCCAGGGGCGCGACCCGGAAGCAATCGCCCAGGCCGTCGCGCTGACGTTCATGGGCACTCGGCTGAACACATGGCCCGAGGCCGACCGCGCCAATATGCAGGCCTTCTTCTCCAGAATCGCTTACAAGAAAACCGCGGAGTGGAAAGAGGAGATCATCCAGCCTGACCCGGAGAAGACCGGCGCCTTCAACGCCACGCTCCCGGACGGCACGCGGGTCACCATCGCCGAAGGTCAAGATCCGCGCGTGGTGTTCGCCGACTGGCTCCTTGCGCCGGATAATGAATGGTTCGCGCGAGCGGTGGTGAACCGCGTCTGGTCGTGGTTCATGGGGCGCGGCATCATCCACGAACCAGACGACATCCGCCCGGACAACCCCGCGGTCAACCCACAGCTTCTGGCATACCTGGAGAAAGAGTTGGCCGCATCAGGGTACGACCTGCGCCATCTGTACCGAATCATCCTCAATTCGCGCACTTACCAGCAATCCTGCATCAGCCGCAGCGATGACCCGGACGCGGAGAATCTGTTCGCGTGCTATCCGGTGCGGCGGCTTGATGCGGAGGTGCTGGTTGACGCCCTCTGCAAACTGGGTGGAGACCGCGAAAGCTACTCCAGCCCGATCCCCGAACCTTTCACGTACATCCCGGAGGAGCAGCGGACCATCGCCCTGGCCGACGGCAGCATCACCAGCCAGTTTCTGGAGATGTTCGGGCGGCCCGCGCGAGACACCGGGCTGGAATCCGAGCGCAACAACGAGCCGTCCGACGCCCAGCGCCTACACCTGCTCAACTCTACCGACATCCACCAGAAGGTGACCCGCAGTCCGGTGCTGACGGCGATCCTCATGCAGTCGCGGTGGAACAGGTCGGCAGTTGTTGACGGCATCTACCTGGCGGTCCTGTCGCGCCATCCGACGCCGACCGAAATGTCCGCGGCGAGTCGGAGGTTTGAGGCACAGGGAATCAACATGCGGCAAGCCGCAGAGGACATCTTCTGGGCGCTCATCAACACCACGGAGTTCCTCTACCGACACTGA
- a CDS encoding DUF5320 domain-containing protein produces MPGFDGTGPRGMGPMTGGGRGFCTGYAQSMGYPRYPVYGGYPIAPGMMPNTMLPNPYLRRGLGLGPCGMGMAWGRGRGMGRGRW; encoded by the coding sequence ATGCCAGGATTCGATGGCACTGGACCGCGTGGAATGGGACCGATGACCGGTGGCGGCCGGGGTTTCTGTACCGGTTATGCCCAGTCAATGGGCTATCCCAGGTACCCCGTCTATGGCGGGTACCCGATCGCGCCCGGTATGATGCCCAACACCATGCTTCCGAACCCATATCTCCGCCGCGGATTGGGCCTTGGGCCCTGCGGGATGGGCATGGCCTGGGGCCGCGGCCGCGGTATGGGTCGCGGGCGCTGGTAG
- a CDS encoding Gfo/Idh/MocA family oxidoreductase — protein sequence MSEKLGCAIWGAGWVSGEHLKAYVKHADCEVVAVGSRRESSARNVAAAAGLDPDAISVYTDYDQLMADDRVQLVSICTPNHLHVAEGVKAAAAGKHMIMEKPMAMSVDGIRELRDAVRESGVKSLVSFVLHWNPGLMNTKALMEAGAIGDVFYAEADYWHGVSDWYSGWEWARKIETGGSSFLFGGCHAVDAIRWLTGLEIVEVAGYAGGWDDRYEYPATVVAAVKWSNGAVGKISSSVDCVMPYQFNIDIMGRDGSIRGNRVWSKKLLPAANGWTEVPGVQPDSGDVEHHPFEGEIDHMVNAILTDTRPCPDIEDAVKTHEVCIAVDMSAANGGEPVRLPLVGD from the coding sequence ATGTCTGAGAAGCTCGGATGCGCAATCTGGGGCGCCGGTTGGGTCTCCGGCGAGCACCTGAAGGCCTACGTGAAGCACGCCGACTGCGAAGTCGTTGCCGTTGGTAGCCGCAGAGAGTCCTCGGCGCGCAATGTAGCCGCCGCTGCGGGCCTTGACCCGGATGCAATCAGCGTTTACACGGACTATGACCAGTTGATGGCCGACGATCGGGTGCAGCTTGTGTCCATCTGCACGCCGAATCATCTACACGTTGCCGAGGGCGTCAAGGCGGCTGCCGCAGGCAAACACATGATCATGGAAAAGCCTATGGCCATGAGCGTGGACGGGATCCGCGAGCTCCGCGATGCCGTGCGTGAGAGCGGCGTGAAGAGCCTGGTGAGTTTCGTCCTCCACTGGAACCCGGGCCTGATGAACACCAAGGCGCTGATGGAGGCAGGGGCCATCGGCGATGTGTTCTATGCCGAAGCGGACTACTGGCACGGTGTCAGCGACTGGTACTCGGGCTGGGAGTGGGCGCGGAAGATCGAGACCGGGGGCAGCAGCTTTCTCTTCGGCGGTTGCCATGCGGTGGACGCGATCCGCTGGCTGACCGGGCTGGAGATCGTGGAAGTTGCCGGGTATGCCGGCGGTTGGGACGACCGGTACGAGTACCCGGCTACTGTGGTCGCAGCGGTCAAGTGGAGCAACGGTGCAGTGGGCAAGATCTCCAGTTCCGTGGATTGTGTAATGCCATACCAGTTCAACATTGATATCATGGGTCGGGACGGGTCCATTCGCGGCAATCGCGTGTGGTCAAAGAAACTGCTCCCGGCTGCCAACGGGTGGACCGAAGTGCCCGGCGTGCAGCCCGACAGCGGCGATGTAGAGCATCACCCCTTCGAGGGCGAGATTGACCACATGGTCAATGCCATTCTCACGGACACCCGCCCGTGCCCGGACATCGAGGATGCGGTAAAAACCCACGAGGTCTGCATCGCTGTGGACATGTCCGCGGCCAACGGCGGTGAACCGGTCAGGCTGCCGCTCGTCGGGGATTGA
- a CDS encoding NifB/NifX family molybdenum-iron cluster-binding protein, whose protein sequence is MKIAVSATGDNLEAASDPRFGRCRYFVLVDSDTLQFEALENTAAAQGSGAGIAAAQMVADAGAEAVIAGNYGPNAFTALSQGGIQLYSWSGGSVRQAIDAYKAGQLEPVGAATTAAKSGMGGAPGIGQPGGGMGMGGGRGMGGGRGMGGGRGMGGGMGGGMGRGGAGGGGRRRFSSPGEEPAGIDALRNTVRTLQEQVSELSRRLPGRSNN, encoded by the coding sequence ATGAAAATCGCAGTATCAGCCACAGGAGACAATCTGGAAGCAGCGTCAGATCCGCGTTTCGGACGATGCCGTTACTTCGTGCTCGTGGACAGTGACACGCTGCAGTTCGAGGCGCTGGAGAACACGGCGGCGGCGCAGGGGTCGGGCGCGGGAATTGCGGCCGCCCAGATGGTGGCCGACGCAGGCGCGGAAGCAGTCATCGCCGGGAACTACGGCCCCAACGCTTTCACGGCGCTGTCGCAAGGCGGGATTCAGCTGTACTCCTGGTCCGGCGGGTCTGTCCGTCAGGCGATCGACGCCTACAAGGCCGGGCAGCTGGAGCCGGTTGGGGCCGCAACCACGGCGGCGAAGTCCGGCATGGGCGGCGCACCGGGGATCGGGCAGCCCGGCGGCGGTATGGGCATGGGCGGAGGACGTGGCATGGGCGGAGGGCGTGGCATGGGCGGGGGACGTGGCATGGGCGGAGGCATGGGCGGAGGCATGGGCCGCGGCGGCGCGGGTGGAGGCGGACGCAGGCGGTTCTCCTCACCCGGTGAAGAGCCCGCTGGAATAGACGCTCTGCGCAACACTGTTCGGACGCTACAGGAGCAGGTCTCCGAACTGAGCCGGCGGCTGCCCGGCCGCTCGAACAACTGA
- a CDS encoding phenylacetate--CoA ligase family protein — protein sequence MPDLSGHQEPRRRWPLPGRVHQYGLRMATAVSYQLTGTHRVIAELNRCCTLSAAELEAISMARLRSVLAHVFEFAPWHRAIAEREQLTPEMFQHYEDLRRLPLMSREDVQANLEEMRSSQPPFLPVKRETTAGSTGQPVIMYIDSNHVRTNWGIKSWHYELCGYRIGEPVAVLTGSRLSTEVSDNRKARVRDRLLRNAILLDFHGITREELFSGHERLLKHDPTLLFAFPRSLTLYSQFLRETGLARPNPRGAQVTGEPLMPEERELCENVLGCPVFNRYGCHEVGMVAHECREKDGLHVSPLACIVEIVDEKGEPCPPGQPGDVLLTGLNNYAMPFIRYRVGDIASWADGPCACGWQGPRLKEVTGRTGEFVRSPGGKIIFSTAFSGVMQVAGGAAAFQVVQETLEDITVRFVPCAGADPEAIKAKALERIHRRLDPGFRVTFEVLESEIPPMPSGKHRFVISKLQAPAIWAGDSRAEES from the coding sequence GTGCCAGATTTGTCAGGCCATCAGGAACCCAGGCGTAGGTGGCCCCTGCCAGGCCGAGTGCACCAGTATGGCCTGCGCATGGCCACGGCTGTCTCCTACCAGCTGACCGGCACGCATCGGGTCATCGCTGAACTCAACCGGTGCTGCACGCTGTCCGCCGCGGAACTCGAGGCCATATCGATGGCGCGCCTGCGCTCCGTCCTTGCTCATGTCTTCGAGTTCGCACCGTGGCACAGGGCCATCGCGGAGCGGGAGCAGCTCACGCCGGAGATGTTCCAGCATTACGAAGACCTGCGCCGCCTGCCGTTGATGTCCCGGGAAGACGTCCAGGCGAACCTGGAAGAGATGCGCTCCTCGCAGCCGCCGTTTCTGCCCGTGAAGCGTGAGACAACCGCCGGCTCGACCGGCCAGCCGGTCATCATGTATATCGACTCGAACCATGTGCGCACCAATTGGGGCATCAAGTCGTGGCACTATGAGCTCTGCGGGTATCGGATCGGCGAGCCGGTAGCGGTCCTCACCGGGTCAAGGCTCTCCACCGAGGTCTCCGACAACCGCAAAGCGCGGGTGCGGGACCGCCTCCTGCGGAACGCAATCCTCCTGGACTTCCACGGAATCACCCGCGAAGAGCTGTTCTCGGGACACGAGCGTTTGCTGAAGCATGACCCGACGCTGTTGTTCGCTTTCCCCCGGTCACTCACGCTATACTCCCAGTTCCTGCGTGAGACCGGGCTGGCGCGGCCCAATCCGCGCGGAGCACAGGTCACCGGCGAGCCGCTCATGCCCGAAGAGCGCGAGTTGTGCGAAAATGTGCTCGGTTGCCCGGTGTTCAACCGTTACGGGTGCCATGAGGTGGGGATGGTCGCCCACGAATGCCGCGAGAAGGACGGGCTACACGTCTCTCCGCTGGCGTGCATCGTGGAGATCGTGGATGAGAAGGGCGAGCCATGCCCTCCCGGCCAGCCCGGGGATGTGCTGCTGACCGGGCTGAACAACTATGCCATGCCCTTCATTCGTTACCGAGTGGGCGACATTGCGTCGTGGGCCGATGGGCCCTGCGCCTGCGGCTGGCAGGGGCCGCGGCTGAAGGAAGTGACGGGTCGCACCGGCGAGTTCGTCCGGTCTCCCGGCGGGAAGATCATATTCAGCACGGCGTTCTCCGGGGTAATGCAGGTTGCCGGCGGGGCTGCCGCGTTCCAGGTGGTACAGGAGACGCTCGAGGACATTACGGTGCGTTTCGTGCCTTGCGCAGGGGCGGATCCGGAAGCAATCAAGGCCAAGGCGCTCGAGCGCATCCACAGGCGGCTTGACCCGGGGTTCCGGGTTACCTTCGAAGTTCTCGAAAGCGAGATACCGCCCATGCCGTCAGGCAAACATCGGTTCGTGATCTCCAAACTGCAGGCCCCCGCAATCTGGGCCGGTGATAGCAGGGCAGAGGAGTCTTGA